Proteins from a single region of Argopecten irradians isolate NY chromosome 7, Ai_NY, whole genome shotgun sequence:
- the LOC138326731 gene encoding chymotrypsin-like elastase family member 1, whose amino-acid sequence MHLIAVTICCQGESTESPSPLMIIGGKDSRSTSWPWQAGVVVSREGFVCGGTLIEYDTVLTAAHCVSGLTSDRLTVVLGDYNRDVPEGTEQYVEVMAMSLHPMYSGDFLAGYDIALLHLKSNATKTPRVRPIPALAKRNQRISYRDCYITGWGVVTQGEEGKDDREEVKEEEDTEEDNTSPCNELKKVPNEVGDYGQLATRLQEASINIITNNKCNSKRFWDGMVKTTNLCAFYKHTAACEIG is encoded by the exons ATGCATCTTATTGCTGTGACGATATGCTGTCAAG GAGAGAGTACAGAGAGCCCAAGTCCTCTGATGATTATTGGCGGTAAGGATTCCCGCAGTACCTCCTGGCCGTGGCAGGCTGGGGTGGTGGTGTCGAGGGAAGGGTTCGTGTGTGGAGGCACCCTGATAGAGTACGATACCGTCCTCACAGCGGCACACTGTGTCAGCGGACTCAC GTCAGACAGATTAACAGTTGTACTGGGGGATTACAACCGAGACGTTCCGGAGGGCACTGAACAGTACGTCGAGGTGATGGCCATGTCGTTG CACCCGATGTATAGCGGTGATTTCCTGGCTGGTTACGACATTGCTCTGCTCCATCTGAAATCTAACGCCACTAAGACCCCCAGGGTAAGGCCGATCCCCGCCCTCGCTAAACGTAACCAGAGGATATCGTACAGGGACTGTTATATCACGGGATGGGGCGTGGTGACCCAGGGGGAGGAGGGTAAGGATGACAGGGAGGAGGTAAAGGAGGAGGAGGACACGGAAGAGGATA ATACATCTCCGTGCAATGAACTGAAAAAAGTACCAAATGAAg TGGGAGACTACGGTCAGTTGGCCACACGCCTCCAGGAAGCTAGCATCAACATCATTACCAACAATAAGTGTAATTCTAAAAGGTTCTGGGACGGAATGGTCAAAACAACCAATCTCTGTGCCTTCTACAAACATACAGCCGCCTGCGAG ATTGGTTAA